One Lysinibacillus sp. OF-1 DNA segment encodes these proteins:
- a CDS encoding ImmA/IrrE family metallo-endopeptidase yields the protein MSYTTYTEDFIENLYTKLEILLPHQLDVNEIAYKLGILVYFWDNPSQVLFLGDQAYIFLDQNLSPKQLWQDFCHELCHVLFHSGSQEKMPYSWIEYQEWKANNFMVQACVPTFMLNKITLPESEDKAIQLIQELFNVEWDFAYKRLEQYKNNKFMHELDAKAAKMY from the coding sequence ATGTCATATACTACATACACCGAAGATTTTATAGAAAATCTTTATACTAAATTAGAAATTTTGTTACCACATCAACTAGATGTAAATGAAATAGCCTACAAGTTAGGCATTCTAGTATATTTCTGGGATAATCCCAGTCAAGTCCTATTTTTAGGTGATCAGGCTTATATTTTTTTAGATCAAAATCTGTCCCCTAAACAATTGTGGCAAGATTTTTGTCATGAACTGTGTCATGTTTTATTTCATAGTGGCAGTCAGGAAAAGATGCCCTACTCGTGGATTGAGTATCAAGAGTGGAAAGCTAATAATTTTATGGTACAAGCATGTGTACCAACATTTATGTTGAATAAAATTACCTTACCGGAAAGCGAGGATAAAGCCATTCAACTAATTCAAGAGCTATTCAATGTTGAATGGGATTTCGCTTATAAAAGATTAGAACAATATAAAAACAATAAATTTATGCATGAATTAGATGCAAAAGCAGCGAAAATGTACTAA
- a CDS encoding TetR/AcrR family transcriptional regulator, whose translation MSVHEKMNFETKQAIKKVFIQQVEEVGFERVTVKNLALAAQINRGTFYLHYTDKYDVMEDLQQELLMELERYVKHVQPVEAFQTLKMGQFYQPFIKVITCIKEHATAFRMLLGEQGSPAFTQKMKTIFGNHILDRLSVIREEVKDPEFQQYLQAFIASAILGVIQEWLDKGNENLTVEEMVALHFRLLRFLGNVVANS comes from the coding sequence GTGTCTGTACATGAAAAGATGAATTTTGAAACAAAGCAAGCCATTAAAAAGGTTTTTATCCAGCAAGTAGAGGAGGTCGGCTTTGAACGTGTGACCGTCAAAAATTTAGCGTTAGCGGCCCAAATCAATCGTGGAACGTTTTATTTACATTATACGGATAAATATGACGTAATGGAGGATTTGCAACAGGAGCTATTAATGGAATTAGAACGCTATGTCAAACATGTTCAACCAGTGGAAGCATTCCAAACATTAAAAATGGGTCAATTCTATCAACCCTTTATTAAAGTGATAACATGTATAAAAGAGCATGCAACAGCCTTTCGTATGTTATTAGGAGAGCAAGGAAGTCCTGCTTTTACACAAAAGATGAAAACTATCTTTGGCAATCATATTTTGGACAGATTATCAGTGATTCGTGAGGAAGTAAAGGATCCGGAATTTCAGCAATACTTACAAGCCTTTATCGCATCTGCCATTCTGGGTGTAATTCAGGAGTGGCTTGACAAAGGCAATGAAAATTTAACGGTAGAAGAAATGGTCGCCCTCCATTTTCGATTATTACGATTTTTAGGAAATGTAGTAGCCAATAGTTAA
- a CDS encoding ABC transporter ATP-binding protein, protein MKPTHTLQAEHITSGYEQKTILENVSIAIPSNKISIIIGANGCGKSTLLKTMARLIKPTGGHAMLDGKSIHQMPPKQLARVLGLLPQSPIVPEGITVADLVGRGRFPHQTLFKGWSKQDYEAVAEALEMMNITEFADRNIDELSGGQRQRVWIAMALAQQTDILFLDEPTTFLDITYQVEILDLLTDLNKKYGTTIVMVLHDINLSARYADYLFALKNGRLLAEGSPKDIVTSELIKDTFDLDSMVIEDPVSKTPLIVPVGRYHAV, encoded by the coding sequence ATGAAACCAACACATACGCTTCAGGCTGAACATATAACATCTGGTTACGAGCAAAAGACGATTTTAGAAAATGTCAGCATTGCTATTCCAAGTAATAAAATTAGCATTATTATTGGTGCGAATGGTTGCGGAAAATCTACATTATTAAAAACAATGGCACGCCTGATTAAGCCAACTGGTGGTCATGCCATGCTAGATGGCAAATCCATTCATCAAATGCCACCAAAACAATTAGCTCGTGTGTTAGGACTTTTACCTCAGTCCCCTATCGTTCCTGAAGGAATTACTGTTGCTGATTTAGTTGGCCGTGGTCGATTTCCTCATCAAACATTATTTAAAGGTTGGTCCAAACAAGATTATGAGGCAGTTGCAGAAGCTCTTGAAATGATGAACATTACAGAGTTTGCTGACCGCAATATCGATGAACTTTCAGGTGGTCAGCGTCAACGTGTGTGGATTGCTATGGCATTAGCGCAACAAACTGATATTTTATTTTTAGATGAGCCAACAACATTTTTAGATATTACATATCAAGTTGAAATTTTAGATTTACTAACAGATTTAAATAAAAAATATGGTACAACCATTGTCATGGTATTACATGACATTAATCTTTCTGCCCGTTATGCGGACTACTTATTCGCATTAAAAAATGGTCGTTTACTTGCAGAAGGTTCGCCAAAAGATATTGTGACAAGTGAGTTAATTAAAGATACATTTGACTTAGATAGCATGGTTATTGAAGACCCTGTTTCTAAAACACCTTTAATTGTTCCTGTTGGCCGTTATCATGCTGTCTAG
- a CDS encoding ABC transporter ATP-binding protein, which produces MGNHAISIKTLEKRFQHKQVIAPLTLDIPKGQLMGLLGPSGCGKTTLIKMIMGMLKPDNGTIEVLDLAVPHKQLLNDIGYMAQSDALYTDLTGEENLHFFAKLYSLSKAEQMERVAYAASLVRLTDDLQLKVMNYSGGMKRRLSLAIALIQNPKVLILDEPTVGIDPVLKKEIWQELIRLKEHEHKTILVTTHAMDEAERCDQLAMLRSGHIIAQGTPQALKAFYQAKDFDEVFLKAGGDVQ; this is translated from the coding sequence ATGGGAAACCATGCAATCTCTATTAAAACCCTTGAAAAAAGATTTCAACATAAGCAAGTTATTGCCCCCCTTACCTTAGATATTCCCAAGGGACAATTGATGGGCTTACTTGGTCCGTCAGGCTGTGGAAAAACAACGCTAATTAAAATGATTATGGGCATGCTAAAGCCTGATAATGGCACTATTGAAGTATTAGATTTAGCTGTTCCACATAAGCAATTATTGAATGATATCGGCTATATGGCACAGTCAGATGCACTTTATACGGATTTAACTGGTGAAGAAAATCTACATTTTTTTGCCAAGCTTTATTCATTATCGAAGGCGGAGCAAATGGAGCGTGTAGCCTATGCCGCAAGCCTTGTTCGTTTGACCGATGACTTACAGCTTAAAGTGATGAATTATTCTGGAGGTATGAAACGTCGGCTGTCCCTTGCCATTGCCCTTATTCAAAATCCTAAGGTATTGATTTTAGATGAGCCAACGGTTGGCATTGATCCTGTTTTAAAAAAGGAAATTTGGCAAGAACTTATTCGTTTAAAAGAACACGAACATAAAACGATTTTAGTGACGACACATGCGATGGATGAAGCGGAAAGATGCGATCAATTAGCTATGCTCAGAAGCGGGCATATTATTGCACAAGGGACACCACAGGCATTAAAAGCCTTTTATCAGGCAAAAGATTTTGATGAAGTGTTTTTAAAGGCTGGAGGTGACGTACAATGA
- a CDS encoding FecCD family ABC transporter permease — MMNETLISIMKGRQRRKRRFVIITSVLTVISIILCCTMLMLGNTIYPVEDVIRVLLGQHVQGASFAVGTIRLPRMLAGTFAGFAFGVGGYIFQTMLRNPLANPNVIGITAGSSAAAVFCIIVLQASNIVVSIASIIGGLATVLIIYALSRGSSFSIGKLILIGIGIQAMLNAFISYLMLIGNTHDIPSAMRWLSGSLNGAKMESLYPLMIIVIVFTPVLLFFGKHLEMLELGEQTSTSLGVDTNKTRIILMLCSVLIIALATATTGPIAFVAFLAGPIAKKLVGVGFSNILPAGLIGVILVLAADLIGQFAFTARYPVGVITGIIGAPYLIYLLIRINRKGDI, encoded by the coding sequence ATGATGAATGAAACATTGATATCCATAATGAAAGGCAGACAACGAAGAAAAAGACGCTTTGTCATAATAACTTCTGTACTGACTGTTATTTCCATAATACTGTGTTGCACAATGCTAATGCTTGGTAACACGATTTATCCTGTTGAAGATGTTATCCGTGTTCTCCTTGGCCAACATGTACAAGGTGCCTCTTTCGCTGTAGGCACAATTCGATTACCACGCATGTTAGCTGGTACATTTGCTGGCTTTGCATTTGGTGTTGGAGGTTATATTTTCCAAACTATGTTGCGCAATCCTTTAGCAAATCCAAATGTTATTGGTATTACAGCTGGTTCAAGTGCTGCTGCTGTATTTTGTATTATTGTCCTGCAAGCAAGTAATATCGTTGTATCCATCGCTTCAATTATTGGCGGTTTAGCTACTGTCCTAATTATTTATGCTTTATCAAGAGGCTCTTCTTTTTCAATTGGCAAATTAATATTAATCGGGATTGGTATTCAAGCAATGCTAAATGCATTCATCTCTTATTTAATGCTAATTGGCAATACACATGATATTCCAAGTGCCATGAGATGGTTGAGTGGGAGCTTAAATGGTGCGAAAATGGAGTCACTCTATCCATTAATGATAATCGTCATTGTATTTACACCTGTACTGTTATTTTTCGGGAAGCATTTAGAAATGCTTGAGCTTGGTGAACAAACATCCACCTCTCTAGGTGTAGACACAAACAAAACAAGAATCATTTTAATGCTTTGTTCTGTATTAATCATTGCACTTGCTACAGCAACTACAGGACCGATTGCCTTTGTTGCATTCCTTGCTGGACCAATTGCCAAAAAATTAGTTGGTGTCGGGTTTTCAAATATACTTCCAGCTGGTCTAATTGGTGTTATTTTAGTATTGGCTGCTGATTTAATTGGTCAATTCGCATTTACAGCTAGATATCCAGTAGGTGTTATTACAGGAATCATTGGTGCACCTTACTTAATTTACTTGTTAATTCGAATCAATCGAAAGGGAGATATATGA
- a CDS encoding helix-turn-helix domain-containing protein: MSNVPQRLKELRKEAKLTQADVAKFLNISESAYGYYEQGRNEISIGSLQKLAEKYDVSVAYILCETDEKQPFDKDEAAFQAFANDPELQVFYKELPKSDEETVRRLRDIWEIIKHEKK, translated from the coding sequence ATGTCTAACGTACCGCAAAGGCTTAAAGAGTTAAGAAAAGAAGCTAAATTAACACAAGCAGATGTTGCCAAATTCTTAAATATTTCTGAAAGTGCATACGGGTATTATGAACAAGGCCGCAATGAAATTTCCATAGGAAGCCTTCAAAAGTTAGCAGAAAAATACGATGTAAGCGTAGCGTATATATTATGTGAAACAGATGAAAAACAACCTTTTGATAAAGATGAGGCTGCTTTCCAAGCATTTGCTAATGATCCAGAATTGCAGGTCTTTTATAAAGAACTTCCTAAGTCAGATGAAGAAACTGTTCGCCGTTTACGAGACATTTGGGAGATTATCAAACATGAAAAGAAATAA
- a CDS encoding DUF4184 family protein translates to MPLTFAHPAAILPFSRRSKYIHFSALVLGSMAPDFEYFFRGRPIGEIGHSLTGFFIFNLPLIIVIYIIYCKYVRQHVVHHLPVCLQDTANQTTSRSKRLNVIVFGYSAFLGMLTHVIWDSFTHKNGFMVSHLSILSETMPIFGFQFPLYKYLQHGSTLVGITLIIGYVYVRAAHQSTNSLLTIHPKQKLFFWIQVLGLAIFYVCCWSIIDGVSVSNYGVWVVRMIDSFFCSLLTICLLKTYWQK, encoded by the coding sequence ATGCCATTAACATTCGCACATCCAGCCGCAATTTTACCTTTTTCAAGACGAAGTAAGTACATCCATTTTTCAGCACTTGTACTAGGAAGTATGGCACCTGATTTTGAGTATTTTTTTAGAGGTAGACCAATAGGTGAGATAGGTCATAGCTTAACGGGATTTTTCATTTTTAATTTACCTCTTATTATTGTGATTTACATCATTTATTGTAAGTATGTTCGGCAGCATGTAGTTCATCATTTACCAGTATGTTTACAGGATACAGCTAACCAAACAACTTCCAGGAGTAAACGACTCAATGTCATTGTCTTTGGTTATTCAGCGTTTTTGGGTATGCTCACACATGTCATTTGGGATTCCTTTACACATAAAAATGGATTTATGGTTTCGCATCTATCTATTTTATCAGAAACAATGCCCATTTTCGGTTTTCAATTCCCCCTTTATAAATACTTACAGCATGGCAGTACTTTAGTAGGCATTACGTTGATTATCGGTTATGTCTATGTTAGAGCAGCCCATCAATCAACGAATTCATTGCTCACTATTCATCCTAAACAAAAATTATTTTTCTGGATACAGGTACTTGGATTAGCAATCTTCTATGTATGTTGCTGGTCTATTATAGATGGGGTATCAGTTAGCAATTATGGTGTATGGGTGGTCCGTATGATTGATTCATTTTTCTGTAGCTTGCTAACCATTTGTTTATTGAAAACATATTGGCAAAAATAA
- a CDS encoding helix-turn-helix transcriptional regulator — METTNRRLILIDARKQKNWLQKDVVEKLDIELGITISESYYGMIEQGVRTPSLDVALAISDLFEMAPSKIFLKNKTTFCCVW; from the coding sequence TTGGAAACAACAAATCGTCGGTTAATACTTATTGATGCTAGAAAACAAAAAAATTGGTTGCAAAAAGATGTAGTGGAAAAACTTGATATTGAACTCGGTATCACTATTAGTGAAAGCTATTATGGAATGATTGAACAGGGAGTACGCACACCGTCCTTAGATGTAGCATTAGCAATTTCTGACCTATTTGAAATGGCACCATCAAAAATTTTTTTGAAAAATAAAACAACATTTTGTTGTGTTTGGTAA
- a CDS encoding ABC transporter permease, whose protein sequence is MRMGAIVTRIIQQMKRDKRTLALLFLAPLLVLSLMYFIFNSNEASVTLVVSNGPTPLIDKLKETDFTIIEDDDFSKKQLQDKEYDGWLAIEQNELKLTLLNDDPSQSKALTMQLAQLLQTSQDSIGSLETDYVYGDKDTAIFDIFSPMLIGFFVFFFVFLITGIALLKERTSGTLERLLATPIKRSEIVAGYMVGYGLFAFLQTIIIVLFGIYVLDIVHVGSIWLVLLINMMIALVSLSLGALLSSFAASEFQMMQFIPLVIVPQVFFSGIFPLDSMAEWLQNIGRIMPLYYAADALNGVMYKGYSFNDIIINLSILACFAVVFITLNIISLKKYRSL, encoded by the coding sequence ATGAGAATGGGTGCTATCGTCACAAGAATCATACAACAAATGAAACGAGATAAGCGGACACTTGCTTTATTATTTTTAGCCCCACTTCTTGTCTTGTCATTAATGTATTTTATTTTCAATAGTAACGAGGCTTCTGTCACACTTGTCGTCTCTAATGGTCCCACACCATTGATTGACAAATTGAAAGAGACAGATTTTACAATTATTGAAGACGATGATTTTTCGAAAAAACAGCTACAGGACAAAGAGTATGATGGATGGCTAGCAATAGAGCAAAACGAACTAAAGTTAACTTTATTAAATGATGATCCTTCCCAGTCAAAAGCTTTAACAATGCAGCTTGCTCAACTTTTACAGACTTCTCAAGACTCCATAGGTAGTTTAGAAACAGACTATGTTTATGGTGATAAGGATACGGCCATTTTTGATATATTTAGTCCCATGCTCATTGGCTTCTTCGTATTTTTCTTTGTCTTTTTAATTACAGGGATTGCCTTGTTAAAGGAACGAACATCTGGGACATTGGAACGTTTACTTGCAACACCTATCAAACGCTCAGAAATTGTAGCAGGCTATATGGTCGGTTATGGTTTATTTGCCTTCCTACAAACAATTATTATCGTACTGTTTGGCATCTATGTGCTTGATATTGTCCATGTAGGCTCCATTTGGCTTGTCTTACTCATTAATATGATGATTGCCCTTGTATCGTTATCCTTAGGTGCCCTGCTTTCAAGCTTTGCCGCTTCAGAATTCCAAATGATGCAATTTATTCCGCTTGTTATTGTTCCACAAGTATTCTTTTCAGGCATTTTTCCGCTTGATAGTATGGCGGAATGGCTTCAAAATATTGGACGTATCATGCCACTTTACTACGCAGCGGACGCATTAAATGGGGTTATGTATAAAGGTTATTCCTTCAATGATATTATAATTAATCTCAGTATTCTTGCTTGTTTCGCTGTAGTATTTATTACCTTAAATATCATTAGTTTAAAAAAATATCGGTCGCTGTAA
- a CDS encoding NUDIX hydrolase gives MAEFTICFLKKGEQILLLNRNYPAWMGAWNGVGGKIEQDETPLAGAIREIKEETGITVEEITYKGKITWTDGVVNYGCMYAFIAELPESFTYITPIKVAEGILDWKDLTWIFHPENVGIADLKHYLPTMLNEATNYDYIFTYQDKQLVHISSTPIEQTSTV, from the coding sequence TTGGCTGAATTTACAATTTGTTTTCTAAAGAAGGGTGAACAAATTCTTTTATTGAATAGAAATTACCCAGCATGGATGGGAGCCTGGAATGGTGTAGGTGGTAAAATTGAACAGGACGAAACGCCATTAGCAGGTGCTATACGAGAAATTAAAGAAGAAACAGGTATTACGGTTGAAGAAATTACTTATAAAGGAAAAATCACATGGACAGATGGTGTTGTTAACTATGGCTGTATGTATGCTTTTATAGCAGAACTACCTGAATCTTTTACATATATAACACCTATAAAAGTTGCAGAGGGTATTCTTGATTGGAAGGACCTTACTTGGATTTTCCACCCTGAAAATGTTGGCATTGCAGATTTAAAACATTATTTACCAACAATGCTCAATGAGGCAACTAATTATGATTACATCTTCACTTATCAAGACAAACAATTAGTTCATATTTCTTCCACACCAATCGAACAAACATCTACAGTCTAA
- a CDS encoding iron-siderophore ABC transporter substrate-binding protein, translating into MSKIKNSMFIVMLLSLMVLALAACSDSSNKDTAKKEEQTKDNTSETTDEQQYPITIKHAFGETVIEKKPERVATIAWSNHDVALSLGVVPVGFSAANYGVQDGSGMLPWTAEKLKELGEENPNIYQDTDGLDFEAIADSNPDVILAAYSGITQEEYETLSQIAPVVAYKETPWVTSWRDQVTLNAQGMGMEAQGQQLIKDTEKLIQDKVNEHAAIKGKKAAFAMFTPTDLSKFYVYTPADPRGEFLMELGMEYPESVTKQISDDSSFYIELSAENADALADVEIFIAYGDETTLPALQADPILGKVPAIQNGNVVVIGDNTPLAAAGTPSPLSIAYTIDDYLSLISDVAKNIK; encoded by the coding sequence ATGTCAAAAATTAAAAATTCTATGTTCATAGTAATGCTTTTATCATTAATGGTTTTAGCTTTAGCAGCATGTTCTGATTCATCTAATAAAGACACTGCTAAAAAAGAAGAACAAACAAAAGACAATACATCAGAAACTACTGATGAACAGCAATATCCGATTACAATTAAACACGCTTTTGGTGAAACTGTTATTGAGAAAAAGCCTGAGCGTGTAGCAACAATTGCTTGGTCTAACCATGACGTTGCACTATCACTTGGTGTAGTGCCAGTTGGTTTCTCTGCAGCTAACTATGGTGTACAAGATGGTAGTGGTATGCTTCCTTGGACTGCTGAAAAATTAAAAGAGCTTGGTGAAGAAAATCCGAATATTTATCAAGATACTGACGGTTTAGACTTCGAAGCCATTGCTGACTCTAACCCAGATGTCATTCTTGCTGCATACTCTGGTATTACGCAAGAAGAGTATGAGACATTAAGTCAAATCGCACCTGTTGTAGCCTATAAAGAAACTCCTTGGGTAACTTCTTGGCGTGACCAAGTTACATTAAACGCTCAAGGTATGGGTATGGAAGCACAAGGTCAACAATTAATCAAAGACACTGAAAAATTGATCCAAGATAAAGTGAATGAACATGCTGCTATTAAAGGTAAAAAAGCTGCATTCGCTATGTTTACTCCAACAGATTTATCAAAATTCTATGTTTATACACCTGCAGATCCACGCGGTGAATTCTTAATGGAATTAGGTATGGAATATCCTGAAAGCGTTACAAAACAAATTTCGGATGATAGCAGCTTCTATATTGAATTAAGCGCTGAAAATGCAGATGCTTTAGCTGATGTAGAAATCTTTATTGCTTACGGAGATGAAACAACTTTACCAGCTTTACAAGCTGACCCAATTTTAGGGAAAGTACCTGCTATTCAAAATGGGAATGTTGTTGTTATTGGTGATAATACGCCACTTGCAGCTGCTGGTACCCCTAGCCCACTATCAATTGCCTATACAATTGATGACTATTTATCATTAATCTCAGACGTAGCAAAAAATATAAAGTAA
- a CDS encoding ABC transporter ATP-binding protein encodes MNILLDARNITKQYRGTSILENVSFTIYDNQIIAIVGKNGSGKSTLLKMIAGLITPDNGSFMSSKQALNIGYVPEVAPSTILFTPKEYLQHMGRIRGMAKQKLLSRINDLLILFHLEDVQDTRMTHFSKGMKQKIMIMQAMLNETDLLILDEPLSGLDLQTQNDLEETLKTLKQQGMTIILSCHETKLLEHVVDTILMIHHKEVMQTDLSVTPTTYNQLIFEISNITYIKDLLHVTEIQQQSPLANGFYEVIVHIQAQRTDHLLQQLLDKNASIKQLIPINDKEKFIQHD; translated from the coding sequence ATGAACATATTGCTCGACGCACGAAACATCACTAAGCAATACAGAGGTACTTCCATTTTAGAAAATGTCTCCTTTACCATCTACGACAATCAAATAATTGCTATTGTTGGAAAAAACGGATCTGGCAAAAGCACGCTCTTAAAAATGATTGCTGGGCTTATTACGCCAGACAATGGTTCCTTTATGTCTTCTAAACAAGCTTTAAACATTGGCTATGTACCAGAGGTTGCCCCTTCCACTATTCTATTTACCCCCAAGGAATATCTTCAGCATATGGGGCGAATCCGTGGGATGGCTAAACAAAAACTTTTATCGAGAATAAATGATTTATTAATACTATTTCATCTGGAAGATGTACAGGATACTAGAATGACCCATTTTTCTAAAGGTATGAAACAAAAAATAATGATTATGCAGGCTATGCTCAACGAAACGGACTTGTTAATATTAGATGAACCTTTATCAGGGCTGGATTTGCAAACACAGAATGATTTGGAAGAAACACTGAAGACGCTCAAACAACAAGGGATGACGATTATCTTATCCTGTCACGAAACAAAGCTACTGGAGCATGTCGTTGATACGATTCTAATGATTCACCATAAAGAAGTGATGCAAACGGATTTATCTGTTACTCCTACAACCTACAATCAATTAATTTTTGAAATTTCGAATATTACATACATAAAAGATCTATTACATGTAACGGAAATACAGCAGCAATCACCATTAGCGAATGGTTTTTATGAAGTGATTGTCCATATCCAAGCACAGCGTACTGACCATCTTTTACAACAGCTACTTGATAAAAACGCTTCTATTAAACAACTCATACCGATCAATGATAAGGAGAAGTTCATACAACATGATTAG
- a CDS encoding DUF523 domain-containing protein: MILISACLAGLSVRYNGTNSLDEKIQRLMLENKAITVCPELMGGFSTPREPAEIVGGNGGDVLDGKATVIERTGRDVTELYLKGAYATLQKALEVDASLVVLKEYSPSCGSAMIYNGAFNGTKLLGEGVTTALLRRYGIEVLLEEQFL; encoded by the coding sequence GTGATATTAATAAGTGCTTGTTTAGCAGGGTTAAGTGTTCGTTATAATGGCACCAACAGTTTAGATGAAAAAATACAAAGGCTTATGTTAGAAAATAAAGCGATTACTGTTTGCCCAGAGCTGATGGGCGGTTTTTCAACCCCTCGGGAGCCTGCTGAAATTGTGGGAGGCAATGGAGGGGATGTACTTGATGGCAAAGCAACCGTTATTGAAAGGACTGGGCGTGATGTCACAGAGCTGTATTTAAAAGGAGCCTATGCGACTTTACAAAAAGCACTTGAAGTAGACGCCTCTCTGGTCGTTTTAAAGGAGTATAGTCCATCTTGTGGTAGTGCAATGATTTATAATGGGGCGTTCAATGGTACTAAATTATTGGGTGAAGGGGTAACTACAGCATTACTACGAAGGTATGGGATTGAGGTTCTATTAGAAGAGCAATTTTTATGA
- a CDS encoding FecCD family ABC transporter permease, protein MNKIQATEQKQLFIPKNFAKVLLFLIIFLALCVIASLLFGSRTIGWTGLMDGLFHPDVQSHEAVVVRKRIVRTIFSLLCGAALGVSGALMQAVTRNPIADPSILGVNTGASLFVVCGIAFLNISSANQYIWLAIAGAIITAIFVFGIGSMGASGATPLKLVLAGAATSAILSSLVVAVMIPRTNVMDQFRFWQVGSVGAGSWDAIQLFIPFLVVGLLIALFTAPALNALALGDEVATGLGVRTGTLRMFAALGGVLLCGAATALAGPIGFIGLLATHVVRLIIGPDIRFILPMSALTGAIILTFSDVCGRLLGSPGELEVGILTAFIGAPILILITMKAKMRAL, encoded by the coding sequence ATGAATAAGATACAAGCTACCGAACAGAAGCAGTTATTTATCCCTAAAAATTTCGCTAAAGTTTTGCTTTTTCTTATCATTTTTCTTGCTTTATGTGTAATTGCTTCGCTACTATTCGGTTCTCGTACAATTGGCTGGACTGGACTAATGGATGGCTTGTTCCATCCTGATGTTCAGTCACATGAAGCCGTTGTTGTTCGAAAACGAATCGTCCGAACAATTTTTAGTTTACTGTGTGGTGCGGCATTAGGCGTTTCTGGGGCACTAATGCAAGCCGTTACACGTAATCCAATTGCAGATCCAAGTATTTTGGGGGTAAACACAGGGGCATCACTTTTTGTCGTTTGTGGTATCGCCTTTTTAAACATTAGTTCAGCCAATCAATATATATGGTTAGCAATAGCGGGTGCCATTATCACTGCTATTTTTGTATTTGGAATAGGCTCTATGGGTGCAAGTGGTGCTACACCATTAAAGCTTGTACTTGCAGGGGCTGCTACAAGTGCCATTTTATCTTCATTAGTCGTTGCGGTTATGATTCCGCGTACAAATGTAATGGATCAATTTCGATTTTGGCAAGTTGGTAGTGTAGGAGCTGGAAGCTGGGACGCTATTCAGCTATTTATTCCATTTTTAGTTGTAGGCCTATTGATTGCCCTCTTCACTGCTCCAGCACTAAATGCTTTAGCACTCGGGGATGAAGTGGCAACTGGTTTAGGTGTTCGTACTGGTACACTACGTATGTTTGCAGCACTAGGTGGAGTTCTTTTATGTGGGGCTGCTACCGCTCTAGCAGGACCTATTGGTTTTATCGGTTTATTAGCAACTCATGTTGTCCGCCTTATTATAGGACCTGATATACGCTTTATCCTTCCTATGTCTGCCTTAACAGGAGCAATTATTTTAACGTTTTCAGATGTTTGTGGTCGACTTCTCGGCAGTCCTGGTGAGCTAGAGGTGGGTATTTTAACAGCCTTTATTGGTGCCCCTATCTTGATTTTAATTACGATGAAAGCGAAAATGCGTGCGTTATGA